A single window of Granulicella mallensis MP5ACTX8 DNA harbors:
- the argB gene encoding acetylglutamate kinase → MKYVVKLGGAALERPDLLQLCAKSVADLARDGNQVALVHGGGVQLTKLLAQMGKKSEFVAGLRITDAETRDAALMVLGGRVNKSLVAALDQCGQQAVGLTGGDGHVFRARKKKTTPDLGFVGEIAATDPKWLDAIWTMGAVPVISSIALGFDGEYYNINADEMASACAVATQADVLVFLTDVPGVKGADGKVMRWLRLKEVAALEEQSVVSGGMLPKLNACKEALMHGVKRVRILPAESAKVLPDLLNSRVNDGTEVMVA, encoded by the coding sequence ATGAAATATGTTGTAAAGCTCGGCGGCGCAGCGCTCGAAAGACCCGACCTGCTGCAGCTCTGCGCCAAGTCCGTCGCCGATCTCGCCAGGGACGGCAACCAGGTTGCCCTCGTCCACGGCGGTGGCGTACAGCTCACAAAATTGCTCGCGCAGATGGGTAAAAAGAGCGAGTTCGTCGCCGGCCTGCGCATCACCGATGCGGAAACCCGCGATGCCGCGCTGATGGTGCTCGGCGGCCGCGTGAACAAATCGCTGGTGGCAGCGCTCGACCAGTGCGGACAACAGGCAGTCGGCCTGACGGGAGGCGACGGTCACGTCTTCCGCGCGCGCAAGAAAAAAACCACACCGGATCTTGGGTTTGTGGGCGAAATCGCGGCAACCGACCCCAAGTGGCTCGATGCCATCTGGACCATGGGAGCCGTTCCTGTCATCTCATCTATAGCGCTCGGTTTCGACGGTGAGTACTACAACATCAACGCCGACGAGATGGCCTCGGCCTGTGCTGTAGCCACACAGGCCGATGTCCTCGTCTTTCTTACCGACGTACCGGGTGTCAAAGGAGCTGACGGCAAGGTGATGCGCTGGCTCCGGCTTAAGGAGGTTGCAGCCCTGGAAGAGCAGTCGGTCGTCTCCGGCGGCATGCTGCCGAAACTGAACGCTTGTAAGGAAGCATTGATGCATGGGGTCAAGCGGGTGCGTATCCTTCCCGCAGAGAGCGCCAAAGTTCTCCCCGATCTCTTGAACTCACGCGTAAACGATGGAACGGAGGTGATGGTCGCATGA
- the argC gene encoding N-acetyl-gamma-glutamyl-phosphate reductase: MPKTVATTLRTAVAGVSGYAGAELARLLLCHPRLVLTPPMFLGRMDGPGADGGSVALTSLHPQLSGLANADNLSVSPFDWDQLQREGIELLFLATPHEQAREWAPIALAHGIKVVDLSAAWRLQEADNRAIYKLTDSDPAAAATLQAEAVYGSPELHGPAIANARLVANPGCYATSIILALAPLLRANLADLDCGIICDSKSGVSGAGKTPSPGTHFMYAADNLSAYAVFGHRHTGEMLEQLHLTTEQIQFTPHLLPIPRGILSTIYVRLNEVGSIKKIQDCFDEFYISSPMVRVRRSPMLPQIQHVVRNNFCDIGFQLSPDGKRLVVISCLDNLLKGAASQAVQNMNLMAGWHESEGLL; this comes from the coding sequence TTGCCTAAAACAGTTGCCACTACGCTGCGCACGGCGGTGGCCGGCGTCAGCGGATACGCCGGGGCCGAACTCGCGCGTCTGCTTCTCTGCCACCCACGCCTGGTTCTAACGCCGCCCATGTTTCTGGGCCGTATGGACGGTCCCGGCGCCGACGGTGGATCGGTCGCGCTGACCAGCCTGCATCCCCAGCTCTCCGGCCTCGCGAACGCCGATAATCTCAGTGTCTCTCCCTTCGACTGGGACCAGCTCCAGCGCGAAGGCATCGAGCTGCTCTTCCTCGCGACCCCCCATGAACAGGCTCGCGAGTGGGCGCCCATCGCCCTCGCGCACGGCATCAAGGTCGTCGACCTGAGCGCCGCGTGGCGTCTGCAAGAGGCCGACAATCGCGCCATCTACAAGCTCACAGATTCCGACCCTGCTGCCGCAGCCACCCTGCAAGCAGAGGCTGTCTACGGCTCGCCGGAGCTGCACGGTCCCGCCATCGCGAATGCCCGCCTCGTCGCGAATCCGGGTTGTTATGCGACCTCGATCATCCTGGCGCTCGCGCCTCTGCTTCGCGCCAACCTTGCGGATCTCGACTGCGGCATCATCTGTGACTCGAAGTCCGGCGTCAGCGGCGCGGGCAAAACCCCGTCGCCCGGAACCCATTTCATGTACGCCGCCGATAACCTCTCAGCCTACGCAGTCTTCGGACACCGGCACACCGGCGAAATGCTCGAACAGCTCCACCTCACCACGGAGCAGATTCAGTTCACGCCGCACCTGTTGCCCATCCCACGCGGTATCCTTTCAACAATCTACGTACGCTTAAATGAAGTGGGCAGCATCAAGAAAATCCAGGATTGCTTCGACGAGTTCTACATCAGTAGTCCGATGGTTCGCGTTCGCCGCTCTCCCATGCTTCCGCAGATTCAACACGTGGTCCGCAACAACTTCTGCGATATCGGATTTCAACTTTCTCCCGACGGGAAGCGTCTCGTCGTGATCTCGTGTCTCGACAATCTCTTGAAAGGCGCGGCTTCGCAAGCCGTGCAGAACATGAACCTCATGGCCGGATGGCATGAGTCAGAAGGACTGCTATGA
- a CDS encoding arginine repressor, translated as MKSHRHNAIKDLLVKTSVTNQDELRRKLAGKGIHVTQATLSRDIRELKLMKGPGGYALPNGAEHEENDFPMLQDVLRNFSLEVRQAQNLLVVLTTTGGAQPVAAGMDYEEWDEVVGTIAGDNTVLIICADARRAEILKTRIEAYIA; from the coding sequence ATGAAAAGTCACCGGCACAACGCGATCAAAGACCTCCTGGTAAAGACCTCCGTCACCAACCAGGACGAACTGCGGCGCAAACTGGCCGGCAAAGGCATCCATGTAACGCAGGCAACACTCTCCCGCGATATCCGCGAACTGAAGCTGATGAAAGGCCCCGGCGGCTACGCGCTGCCGAACGGCGCAGAGCATGAGGAGAATGACTTCCCCATGCTTCAGGATGTTCTGCGGAACTTTAGCCTCGAGGTACGCCAGGCTCAGAACCTTCTCGTCGTTCTCACGACGACGGGCGGAGCACAGCCTGTCGCCGCCGGCATGGACTATGAAGAATGGGACGAGGTGGTGGGAACCATCGCCGGCGATAACACTGTATTGATCATCTGCGCCGATGCTCGTAGAGCAGAGATCTTAAAAACCCGAATTGAGGCTTACATTGCCTAA
- a CDS encoding glutamate synthase large subunit, translating to MDQSYPERQGRASRKRVHEEQSLQGSTGTVASSLIDARFEHDSCGVGFVASVLGKASHKILQDALTALSRLEHRGAVASDGASSDGIGLMSNVPRELLLRATGVELSDSALLGVGMLFLPQDETRAEAVMESCLASQDLGVLAWRDVPTRPEILGEIALSTMPKIRQVLVADITRDDAADSMERRLYLARKQFERAEELKEVTGYVCSLSSTTLVYKAMCLGRLLPEFYPDLASPEYVTSFAIFHQRYATNTLPAWHRAQPGRKLGHNGEINTVWGNRARMDARDSTLPVECKPVLTKDGTDSTSLDETIELLSQNGRTIAESVRMLLPPAIVKRVHPFLKYHNDCAEPWDGPAAISFSDGVVVGAALDRNGLRPCRYAITSDGLMVAGSEAGLVDLDPETVIESGRLGPGEMIAVDMAEHMIYHNEEMLDAFDAKATYALLVEDAPLEAIDAPEISADLAGLQRGFGYTKEDVNMILKPMAGTGKDAVWSMGDDTPLAFLARSPRPLYAFFRQRFAQVTNPAIDPLREAIVVSLHTRLGPWPHMLDKNAPLPGISLSSPFLSLGQLAALRADKYPHSDALQLKEMACLYAPETSLEQAIVDLCADAVNLVRSGAKLLLLTDRGASTSKLPVPMAMATGAVHEALVVAGLRTLCGLAVEAGDCRDIHHAAVLIGYGAGVVCPWLALETARSLQPEGVDGEKMMLKALDAGLAKVMSKMGISVVDSYRGAHLFDILGLHASVVNTCFPNTPAPLSGIGFSELDRRLRLGWQPPAEAAPTTDLPDFGWVRFRKADSAEPHMWQPPNVKALQTVVGSARGVAASTDPASAFAIFSRNVDSVEAVTLRDLLEIRPAGAELALDEVETPESLCKRFIASAMSLGSLSPEAHQTITQAMNSLGARSNTGEGGEDPAVYRPAGATPLGGPEGGGATLAASSNQSGGTAVAELVAAPAVHGSLNNKIKQIASGRFGVTAEYLAHAEEIEIKVAQGAKPGEGGQLPGHKVSGLIARLRHAQPGVSLISPPPHHDIYSIEDLAQLIYDLKRVNPRAAVGVKLVSSCGVGTVAAGVAKAYADFIVIAGNTGGTGAAALSSIKYAGNPWELGLAEAQQLLRTNGMRDRVRLRTDGGITTARDVLVAALLGADEYAFGTAVLVALGCDMARQCHLNTCPTGIATQKPELRAKFRGKPEHVVQFFRQLSADLQRLLAKFGLPSLEAAIGRVDLLEQVRFDGNLDLTPMLSAAGDGPTRWMGVRNERPGQDHPLDDPWTKPAIAAAREGKAYSVSAIICNEHRAVGSRLAGELSVLRAKGELDVADVTFDLEGTAGQSFGAFAATGMKLVLTGQANDFVGKGLSGGELIMRAVGRAAERSDEHVLLGNVALYGATAGKLFAAGRAGERFAVRNSGVTAVIEGVGDHACEYMTGGEVVILGEVGINFGAGMTGGTAWVLDNAQTMIRDVRYHTEFLEAQEFGQAEPEQQAALRRLIEEHVKRSESTLGTRLLQDWQTASKNFVLFTPKPQA from the coding sequence ATGGACCAGTCTTATCCAGAACGACAAGGGCGTGCTTCCAGAAAGCGCGTTCACGAAGAGCAGTCTCTGCAGGGCTCCACCGGTACGGTTGCCAGCTCTCTGATTGACGCTCGTTTCGAGCATGACTCCTGCGGCGTGGGCTTTGTCGCCTCCGTCCTTGGTAAAGCGAGCCACAAGATTTTGCAGGATGCGTTGACGGCTTTATCGCGCCTTGAACATCGTGGCGCGGTGGCATCCGATGGCGCCAGCAGCGATGGCATTGGACTGATGTCCAACGTGCCGCGTGAGCTTTTGCTCCGTGCCACCGGTGTTGAGTTGAGCGACTCCGCGTTGCTGGGTGTCGGCATGCTGTTTCTTCCCCAGGATGAGACGCGGGCTGAAGCTGTGATGGAGAGCTGCCTGGCCTCGCAGGACCTCGGCGTTCTGGCGTGGCGCGATGTTCCGACGCGCCCGGAAATTCTGGGTGAGATCGCCCTGAGCACCATGCCGAAGATTCGCCAGGTGCTGGTCGCCGACATTACAAGAGACGATGCTGCGGATTCGATGGAGCGCAGGCTCTATCTCGCGCGCAAGCAGTTCGAACGCGCGGAAGAGCTGAAGGAAGTGACAGGCTACGTCTGTTCGCTCTCGTCGACGACGCTGGTCTACAAGGCCATGTGCCTGGGTCGTCTGCTGCCTGAGTTCTATCCCGATCTCGCGTCGCCGGAGTACGTTACGAGCTTCGCGATCTTTCATCAGCGCTATGCGACGAACACCCTGCCTGCGTGGCATCGTGCGCAGCCCGGCCGCAAGCTGGGACACAACGGTGAGATCAACACCGTGTGGGGCAACCGCGCCCGCATGGATGCTCGCGATTCCACGCTGCCGGTGGAGTGCAAGCCGGTGTTGACCAAGGACGGAACAGACTCCACGTCGCTGGACGAGACGATTGAGCTGCTCTCGCAAAATGGACGCACCATCGCTGAGAGCGTACGCATGCTGTTGCCGCCCGCGATTGTGAAGCGCGTGCATCCGTTCCTGAAGTACCACAACGATTGCGCAGAGCCGTGGGATGGACCGGCGGCGATCTCGTTCAGCGATGGCGTCGTGGTGGGCGCGGCCCTGGACCGCAATGGCCTGCGGCCTTGTCGTTACGCCATCACGAGCGATGGGCTGATGGTAGCGGGAAGCGAAGCCGGGCTGGTCGATCTCGATCCGGAGACCGTGATCGAGAGTGGACGGTTGGGACCGGGCGAGATGATTGCCGTCGATATGGCGGAGCACATGATCTACCACAACGAGGAGATGCTGGACGCGTTCGACGCGAAGGCAACCTACGCGCTGCTGGTGGAAGATGCGCCGCTGGAGGCGATTGACGCTCCTGAGATCAGTGCCGACCTGGCGGGTCTGCAGCGCGGATTCGGATACACCAAAGAAGACGTCAACATGATCCTGAAGCCGATGGCAGGAACGGGCAAGGATGCCGTGTGGTCCATGGGCGACGATACGCCGCTGGCCTTCCTGGCGCGGTCGCCGCGGCCTCTGTATGCGTTTTTCCGGCAGCGGTTTGCGCAGGTCACCAACCCGGCGATCGATCCGTTGCGCGAGGCGATCGTCGTCTCGCTGCACACGCGTCTCGGCCCCTGGCCGCACATGCTGGACAAGAATGCGCCGTTGCCGGGCATCTCGCTTAGCTCCCCCTTTCTGTCGCTGGGACAGCTTGCGGCCCTGCGTGCGGACAAGTATCCGCATAGCGATGCTCTACAACTCAAAGAGATGGCATGCCTGTATGCGCCGGAGACTTCGCTGGAACAGGCGATCGTCGATCTCTGCGCGGATGCTGTCAATCTCGTGCGTTCGGGAGCCAAACTGCTACTACTGACTGACCGTGGTGCCAGCACCAGCAAGCTTCCTGTCCCGATGGCGATGGCCACCGGGGCTGTCCACGAGGCACTTGTCGTTGCGGGGCTTCGTACGCTGTGCGGTCTGGCGGTCGAGGCAGGGGACTGCCGCGACATCCACCATGCGGCTGTGCTGATCGGCTATGGCGCAGGCGTGGTCTGCCCGTGGCTGGCGCTGGAGACGGCGCGCAGCCTGCAACCGGAAGGCGTCGACGGCGAGAAGATGATGTTGAAGGCGCTCGATGCCGGGCTGGCGAAGGTCATGTCGAAGATGGGCATCTCCGTGGTGGACAGCTATCGCGGGGCGCATCTGTTCGACATCCTCGGACTCCATGCGAGCGTGGTCAATACCTGCTTCCCAAATACTCCCGCGCCGTTGTCAGGCATCGGATTCTCCGAACTGGATCGCCGCTTGCGCCTGGGCTGGCAGCCGCCTGCTGAGGCTGCGCCGACGACCGACCTGCCGGACTTTGGCTGGGTGCGCTTCCGTAAGGCCGATTCGGCTGAGCCGCATATGTGGCAGCCACCAAACGTCAAGGCTTTGCAGACTGTTGTGGGCAGCGCCCGCGGTGTTGCGGCCAGCACCGATCCGGCCAGCGCCTTTGCCATCTTCAGCCGCAATGTGGATTCCGTTGAGGCGGTTACGCTGCGCGATCTGCTGGAGATTCGTCCGGCTGGTGCAGAGTTGGCGCTTGACGAGGTTGAAACGCCCGAGAGCCTTTGCAAGCGCTTCATCGCGAGCGCCATGTCTCTTGGCTCGCTGAGCCCAGAGGCGCACCAGACCATTACGCAGGCGATGAACTCGCTGGGTGCACGCTCGAACACGGGTGAAGGCGGAGAAGATCCGGCTGTCTATCGTCCGGCGGGAGCTACCCCTCTCGGTGGCCCGGAGGGCGGCGGAGCCACGTTGGCTGCGTCCTCAAATCAGAGCGGTGGAACGGCGGTTGCGGAGCTTGTGGCTGCGCCTGCGGTGCATGGCTCGCTGAATAACAAGATCAAGCAGATCGCTTCCGGACGTTTTGGCGTTACGGCGGAGTATCTGGCGCACGCCGAAGAGATCGAGATCAAGGTTGCGCAGGGCGCCAAGCCTGGCGAAGGCGGACAGCTTCCAGGGCACAAGGTCTCCGGGCTGATCGCTCGCCTGCGTCATGCGCAGCCGGGGGTTTCGCTCATCTCGCCTCCGCCGCATCACGACATCTACTCGATTGAAGATCTCGCACAGCTCATCTATGACCTGAAGCGCGTGAACCCGAGGGCTGCGGTGGGCGTCAAGCTGGTCTCGAGCTGCGGCGTCGGTACGGTAGCGGCGGGCGTTGCGAAGGCCTATGCGGACTTTATCGTTATCGCCGGAAACACCGGTGGCACCGGTGCTGCGGCGTTGTCGAGCATCAAGTACGCGGGTAATCCGTGGGAGCTTGGTCTGGCCGAGGCGCAGCAGTTGCTTCGCACCAATGGCATGCGTGACCGTGTTCGTCTGCGTACCGATGGCGGCATTACGACGGCTCGCGATGTGCTGGTTGCAGCCCTGCTGGGAGCGGACGAGTATGCGTTTGGAACCGCTGTGCTGGTCGCGCTGGGTTGCGACATGGCGCGCCAGTGCCATCTGAATACCTGTCCTACCGGCATTGCGACGCAGAAGCCGGAGTTGCGCGCGAAGTTCCGCGGTAAGCCGGAGCACGTCGTTCAGTTCTTCCGCCAGCTCTCCGCAGACCTGCAGCGCCTGCTGGCGAAGTTCGGCCTGCCCAGCCTCGAAGCGGCGATTGGCCGTGTCGATCTGCTGGAGCAGGTGCGCTTTGACGGCAATCTCGATCTCACCCCGATGCTCTCTGCTGCGGGGGATGGTCCTACGCGCTGGATGGGCGTACGCAATGAACGACCGGGTCAGGACCATCCTTTGGATGATCCCTGGACGAAGCCTGCCATTGCGGCTGCGCGGGAGGGCAAGGCTTACTCGGTGAGTGCGATCATCTGCAACGAGCATCGCGCTGTTGGCTCAAGGCTTGCGGGGGAGTTGTCGGTGCTGCGCGCCAAGGGCGAACTCGATGTCGCGGATGTGACCTTCGATCTTGAAGGCACGGCGGGGCAGTCGTTCGGAGCGTTTGCGGCTACGGGTATGAAGCTGGTGCTCACCGGTCAGGCGAATGACTTCGTAGGCAAGGGCCTCTCCGGTGGCGAGTTGATCATGCGTGCGGTTGGCCGTGCTGCGGAACGCAGTGACGAGCATGTGCTGCTGGGCAACGTGGCGCTCTACGGTGCGACTGCGGGTAAGCTGTTCGCTGCCGGCCGCGCAGGTGAGCGGTTCGCCGTGCGTAACTCAGGCGTGACGGCGGTGATCGAAGGTGTGGGCGACCATGCCTGCGAGTACATGACCGGCGGTGAGGTGGTCATCCTCGGCGAAGTGGGCATCAACTTTGGCGCTGGTATGACCGGCGGCACGGCGTGGGTGCTCGATAACGCGCAGACGATGATTCGCGACGTTCGTTATCACACGGAGTTCCTGGAAGCACAGGAGTTCGGACAGGCGGAGCCGGAGCAGCAGGCTGCTCTGAGGAGGCTGATCGAAGAGCATGTGAAGCGCTCGGAGAGCACGCTTGGAACGCGGCTGCTGCAGGACTGGCAGACGGCTTCCAAGAACTTCGTGTTGTTTACGCCGAAGCCCCAGGCTTAG
- a CDS encoding trans-sulfuration enzyme family protein, whose amino-acid sequence MSDSKYGFATRAIHDGQQPDPLTGAVNVPIYLTSTYQQEAIGKNKGHEYARLTNPTRDALEESLCSLEGGTSAHCFGSGMAAITALCTMMKAGDHVVCSDNVYGGTSRLFDKVLVHYGLTFTYVDTSNAENVRAAIRPETKLVHIETPTNPMMSVTDIRAVAEICHAKGVELSVDNTFLSPYLQRPIELGADIVMHSTTKFLNGHSDGLGGVLVCTKPEQAERFRFVQKCTGGILSPFDSYLLLRGVKTLAVRMKQHDTNGRAVAEFLVEKLGADKVFYPGLATHPQHELAKRQQRGFGSMLSLELGSLEKANAFASRLKLCYLAESLGGVETLICHPATMTHAAVGAEGRAKLGITDGLMRISVGIEEVEDIIADLTQALA is encoded by the coding sequence ATGTCAGACTCGAAATACGGTTTTGCCACACGCGCTATCCATGACGGGCAACAGCCCGATCCTTTGACCGGTGCCGTGAACGTACCGATCTACCTGACCTCGACGTACCAGCAGGAAGCGATCGGCAAGAACAAGGGCCACGAGTACGCCCGGCTCACCAACCCCACGCGCGATGCTCTGGAAGAGAGCCTGTGCTCGCTCGAAGGTGGTACCTCGGCGCACTGTTTCGGTTCGGGCATGGCGGCGATTACGGCGCTCTGCACGATGATGAAGGCTGGAGACCATGTTGTCTGCTCGGACAACGTGTATGGCGGCACCTCGAGGCTCTTCGACAAGGTGCTGGTGCACTATGGTTTGACGTTTACCTATGTCGATACGAGCAACGCCGAGAATGTGCGTGCCGCGATCCGTCCTGAGACGAAGCTGGTTCATATTGAAACGCCGACAAACCCGATGATGTCCGTGACGGATATTCGTGCGGTGGCTGAGATCTGCCACGCGAAGGGTGTTGAGTTGAGCGTCGACAATACCTTTCTGTCGCCGTATCTGCAGAGGCCCATCGAACTCGGCGCGGATATTGTGATGCACTCGACGACGAAGTTTCTCAACGGGCACTCGGATGGTCTGGGCGGTGTACTGGTTTGCACGAAGCCCGAGCAAGCGGAACGCTTCCGTTTTGTGCAGAAGTGCACCGGTGGCATCCTCTCGCCGTTCGACAGCTACCTGCTGTTGCGCGGCGTAAAGACGCTGGCCGTGCGCATGAAGCAGCACGACACGAATGGCCGCGCTGTTGCGGAGTTCCTGGTGGAGAAGCTTGGCGCGGATAAGGTGTTCTATCCGGGGCTTGCGACGCATCCGCAGCATGAACTGGCGAAGCGGCAGCAGCGGGGATTTGGTTCGATGTTGTCGCTCGAGTTGGGGTCGCTGGAGAAGGCCAATGCCTTCGCGTCGCGGCTGAAGCTGTGCTATTTGGCGGAGTCGCTCGGGGGCGTTGAGACGCTGATCTGCCATCCGGCGACGATGACTCATGCGGCTGTTGGTGCGGAGGGGCGCGCTAAGCTGGGGATCACCGATGGGTTGATGCGGATCTCGGTGGGCATTGAAGAGGTGGAAGATATTATTGCGGATCTGACGCAGGCGCTGGCGTAG
- a CDS encoding acyl-CoA dehydrogenase, translated as MAVSGLGFGLNEEQEQLRREVRAFAEREIAPHVSEWDEKSEFPHAVVKKLGEMGLMGVIFPEELGGSGMGYVEYVLAIEELSRVDGSVGIIVASHNSLCTNHLMLGGNDEQRKRWIPKLASGEWLGSWGLTEPGSGSDAGGMRTTAMKVDGGWLLNGSKTFITNGTYADCALVLAVTDKEKSTHGGISAFLVEKGTKGFRPGKKENKLGLRASDTAELIFENCLIPEENIVGKLGEGFKDAMRVLDGGRISIAALSLGMARGALDAAMKYAQQRRQFGKAISEFQAIQFKLADMATQLDAAWLLTMRAARTKDAGQKVTMEAAMAKLYASEAACRICDEGVQIHGGYGFIKDYPAEKFYRDVKLCTIGEGTSEIQRMVIARELLKGR; from the coding sequence GTGGCGGTATCTGGGCTGGGTTTTGGGTTGAACGAAGAGCAGGAGCAGCTTCGTCGCGAGGTGCGGGCGTTCGCGGAGCGCGAGATTGCGCCGCATGTTTCGGAGTGGGATGAGAAGAGCGAGTTCCCGCATGCCGTGGTGAAGAAGCTGGGAGAGATGGGGCTGATGGGCGTCATCTTTCCGGAGGAGCTTGGCGGCTCGGGCATGGGGTACGTGGAGTACGTGCTGGCGATCGAGGAGCTGTCGCGCGTTGATGGAAGTGTGGGCATTATCGTGGCCTCGCATAACTCGCTCTGCACGAACCACCTCATGCTTGGCGGCAATGACGAACAGCGCAAACGCTGGATCCCGAAGCTCGCCAGCGGGGAGTGGCTCGGCTCCTGGGGGCTCACCGAGCCAGGTTCGGGCTCTGATGCGGGCGGCATGCGCACGACGGCGATGAAGGTTGACGGTGGCTGGTTGCTGAATGGCTCGAAGACCTTCATCACCAACGGAACCTATGCAGACTGCGCGCTAGTACTCGCGGTGACGGATAAAGAGAAGTCGACGCATGGCGGTATCTCGGCGTTTCTGGTCGAGAAGGGAACCAAGGGCTTCCGGCCAGGCAAGAAAGAGAACAAGCTGGGCCTGCGCGCCAGCGATACGGCGGAGCTGATCTTCGAGAACTGCCTGATCCCTGAGGAGAATATCGTCGGCAAGCTGGGTGAGGGCTTCAAGGATGCGATGCGCGTGCTCGATGGTGGTCGTATCTCGATTGCGGCGCTCTCGCTCGGCATGGCGCGCGGAGCGCTCGATGCCGCGATGAAGTATGCGCAGCAGCGGCGGCAGTTCGGGAAGGCCATCAGTGAGTTTCAGGCGATCCAGTTCAAGCTGGCGGATATGGCGACGCAGCTTGATGCCGCGTGGCTGCTGACAATGCGCGCGGCCCGCACGAAAGATGCCGGGCAGAAGGTGACGATGGAAGCGGCGATGGCCAAGCTCTATGCCAGCGAAGCGGCCTGCCGCATCTGCGACGAAGGGGTTCAGATTCACGGCGGCTATGGCTTTATCAAGGACTATCCGGCGGAGAAGTTCTATCGCGATGTGAAACTCTGCACGATTGGCGAGGGAACGAGTGAGATTCAGCGGATGGTGATTGCGCGGGAGTTGTTGAAGGGGCGGTAG
- the coaD gene encoding pantetheine-phosphate adenylyltransferase, which produces MQTKAIYPGTFDPLTNGHLDLIARGAKIVDQLVVAILRNSEKGAPLFTASEREEMIREATLGLGNVSVATFDGLLVDFARSQGAKAVLRGIRAVSDYEYEFQMAMMNRKLDPELETLFMMPAEKYTYVSSRLIKGVFHLGGDVSSLVPPLVMDRLKSKVPGAI; this is translated from the coding sequence ATGCAGACTAAGGCAATTTATCCCGGAACCTTCGATCCTTTGACTAATGGCCACCTCGACCTGATTGCGCGAGGTGCGAAGATTGTCGATCAACTGGTTGTCGCAATTCTGCGCAATTCAGAAAAAGGTGCGCCACTTTTCACGGCTTCGGAGCGGGAAGAGATGATTCGTGAGGCGACGCTGGGCCTGGGGAATGTGTCGGTGGCCACCTTCGACGGCCTGCTGGTGGACTTTGCCCGTTCGCAGGGGGCGAAGGCTGTCCTGCGTGGTATCCGCGCAGTCTCCGATTACGAGTACGAGTTCCAGATGGCGATGATGAATCGCAAGCTCGATCCCGAGTTGGAGACGCTGTTCATGATGCCGGCGGAGAAGTACACCTATGTCAGCTCGCGGCTGATCAAAGGCGTGTTTCACCTTGGCGGAGACGTGAGTTCGCTGGTTCCTCCGTTGGTGATGGACCGCCTGAAGAGTAAAGTTCCGGGGGCAATCTAG
- a CDS encoding class I SAM-dependent methyltransferase: MAGQGVGPLSVQEQFGQIDIYVFDQILRGNIGPGMRVLDAGCGYGRNLVHLLREGVEIFAVDGNAAAVEHVRALAAELAPQLPAENFQVSAIEKMNFPDGFADVVICNSVLHFAQDEAHFLAMVEELWRVLRPGGMLFCRLGSRIGMDFERVRKNIFRIGDGSEWFLVDEAVLLRMTGQMNGLLVDPLKTTIVQDYRCMTTWVVRKRR; this comes from the coding sequence GTGGCTGGGCAGGGTGTGGGGCCGCTTAGCGTTCAGGAACAGTTCGGACAGATCGACATCTACGTCTTCGATCAGATTCTGCGCGGAAATATTGGGCCGGGGATGCGTGTGCTCGATGCGGGCTGCGGGTATGGAAGAAACCTGGTGCATCTGCTGCGGGAGGGTGTTGAAATCTTCGCTGTGGATGGGAATGCCGCAGCCGTGGAGCATGTACGCGCCCTGGCTGCCGAGTTGGCGCCTCAACTTCCGGCGGAGAACTTCCAGGTCAGTGCGATCGAGAAGATGAACTTTCCGGACGGATTTGCCGATGTGGTGATCTGCAATTCGGTACTGCATTTTGCACAGGATGAGGCGCATTTTCTTGCCATGGTCGAGGAGCTTTGGCGCGTGTTGCGGCCTGGGGGGATGCTTTTCTGCCGTCTGGGATCGAGGATCGGGATGGATTTTGAGCGGGTAAGAAAGAATATCTTTCGCATCGGGGATGGTTCCGAATGGTTTCTGGTGGATGAGGCGGTCCTGTTGCGGATGACCGGGCAGATGAACGGGCTGCTGGTCGATCCGCTGAAGACGACAATCGTTCAGGATTACCGTTGTATGACGACCTGGGTGGTAAGGAAGCGAAGATGA